From the Synechococcus sp. WH 8016 genome, the window AAACGCATCCCTGCCATCAATGCGCACACGGACCTGGAGCGTGCCGTTGTTGTTTCTCAGGGAAGGTGGTTTCCTCAAGCTGTGCCGCCGCTGCTGAGACCAGGGCTACGGCTGCACCACTGACCCAGCCAAGCCAGCCGCGTCCGCCTGTAGCCCTTCGTAGCTGGGGGGAGTGTCTGGGAGAAAAAATCTGGGGGTTTTGGGGGCAGTGGCTTGGCGATTGGCTGGGAGACCAAGGGCGACCGCTGAAATCTGAAGCCCAGCTTGTGGTCTCTGGGAGCTGGGCTCGCTTCACGCAGTGGTGGATGCCATAGCTCACATACACATAAAACCGCCCTGGCTCGCCAAACAGGGTTTCGTTTTGCGGTGAGCGGCGGAGATAGCCGTGGCAGGCAGGCTCATCCTGGGAATACGCCTCCGTCTCCACAATC encodes:
- a CDS encoding DNA-3-methyladenine glycosylase, with the translated sequence MVETEAYSQDEPACHGYLRRSPQNETLFGEPGRFYVYVSYGIHHCVKRAQLPETTSWASDFSGRPWSPSQSPSHCPQNPQIFSPRHSPQLRRATGGRGWLGWVSGAAVALVSAAAAQLEETTFPEKQQRHAPGPCAH